Proteins co-encoded in one Ciconia boyciana chromosome 14, ASM3463844v1, whole genome shotgun sequence genomic window:
- the LOC140659579 gene encoding BPI fold-containing family B member 4-like, with protein MQQGSLLEMTMLKLFGIVFFCGLLSPSQEVLSGLSCAVSPGAMQNVLSDAILQNGLLQQHLQGLVLPNIMGDGSLLSSPTSITGLHLVKVRLPKLSVVLLPGIGVQLTIAAKLELSGNCLVGLLSELINILVDVKITANIKCTNFESGTVQVVIEDCLCVLGTVKIKLLSGLLSLSVNEIVLKQLTATLPGLLCPVVDIVVNLVNIQLLGTLNAVIPVGTAGTIHYRLASLPFTSGLFLGLDLDGAVKQVGGSIIPHDSSASTLPPLLDKLLVLGLRQSFLNAVLSLLIQIPPQTFTCTPEAFSGASHLQEAIMTLIPAGCSTCHGTSPLSIKLTLSGNPLILLEENKATVELSVMIQVFIKRLDGPVLNLLLLKADLSLNVHVSIAGGRLVLGLSLGSTSLSLKSSDVGISNISILEPHCSSLLVETLLPLINAVAGDVGIPLPNVLGIPLIKVDIQILAGLLVILV; from the exons atGCAG CAGGGAAGTCTTCTGGAGATGACGATGTTGAAGCTTTTTGGAATCGTCTTTTTCTGTGGCCTCCTCTCGCCCTCTCAAGAAGTCTTGTCCGGTCTGTCCTGCGCCGTCAGTCCGGGGGCAATGCAGAATG ttctctcGGATGCCATACTTCAGAACGGacttctgcagcagcacctcCAGGGCCTCGTGCTCCCAAACATCATGGGTGACGGGAGTCTGCTGAGCTCTCCCACCAGCATCACTGG CTTACACCTTGTCAAGGTTCGGCTCCCCAAGCTGTCAGTGGTGCTGCTGCCAGGAATCGGGGTCCAGCTGACCATCGCCGCGAAGCTGGAGCTCAGCGGCAACTG CTTGGTTGGCCTTCTTTCAGAACTAATTAATATCTTAGTGGATGTGAAAATTACTGCAAACATTAAATGCACAAATTTTGAATCGGGCACAGTCCAGGTCGTCATTGAAGACTGCCTCTGCGTTCTTGGTACCGTAAAGATCAAGCTCCTTTCTGG cttACTCTCCCTATCAGTAAATGAGATAGTGCTTAAGCAGCTGACAGCAACTCTGCCCGGTCTG CTGTGTCCCGTAGTCGATATTGTCGTCAACCTTGTGAACATCCAGCTTCTGGGCACTCTCAACG cGGTGATCCCAGTTGGTACGGCAGGAACAATTCACTACCGGCTGGCCAGCCTCCCGTTTACCTCTGGCTTGTTCCTTGGGTTGGATTTAGAT GGTGCGGTGAAGCAGGTGGGAGGCAGCATCATCCCCCATGACTCGTCCGCCTCCACTTTGCCTCCTCTGCTGGACAAGCTTCTGGTCCTGGGACTACGCCAGAGCTTTCTCAATGCAGTCCTGTCCCTCCTGATCCAGATACCGCCGCAGACTTTCACCTGCACGCCGGAAGCT TTCTCCGGTGCCAGCCATCTGCAAGAAGCCATCATGACCCTCATTCCTGCTGGG TGCTCCACCTGCCATGGGACCAGTCCTCTGAGCATTAAGCTAACTTTGTCTGGGAATCCGCTCATCctcttggaagaaaacaaagccaccGTCGAGCTTTCGGTCATGATTCAGGTGTTCATTAAGCGTTTAGATGGACCCGTCCTCAACCTCCTGCTCCTGAAGGCC GACCTCAGTCTAAACGTCCACGTGTCGATTGCTGGAGGCAGACTGGTGCTGGGCTTGTCCCTGGGCAG CACTTCCCTCTCCTTGAAGTCTTCTGATGTTGGCATCAGTAAC ATCTCGATCCTGGAGCcacactgcagcagcctgctggTGGAAACGTTATTGCCTCTTATCAACG CTGTAGCAGGAGA CGTCGGGATCCCTCTGCCAAACGTGCTGGGCATTCCCTTAATAAAGGTGGATATTCAGATATTAGCG GGCCTGCTGGTGATTCTTGTGTGA